The following are from one region of the Lacinutrix sp. Bg11-31 genome:
- a CDS encoding bile acid:sodium symporter family protein, with product MQDLDNVTINFDANGLWLLNIALAVVMFGVALGITTTDFKLLLKEPKLLVAGVLSQFVLLPLVTFLFVLVIEPQPSIALGLFMVAACPGGNISNFMTHLAKGNTALSISLTAFATVLAVFLTPLNFELYGNLYQPTASVLQTVNISFLELLKLVSLILGVPLILGMLVRNRYEALAIKLSKLLKPLSIIVFIAIVCIAFYKNLDVFMGYVKHVIGIGITHNIIALLLGFLVAKLFGLSLKNQKTIMIETGIQNSGLGLLLIFTFFDGLGGMAIIAAFWGIWHIISGLVLSLYWSRNSN from the coding sequence ATGCAAGACTTAGATAATGTAACCATAAACTTTGATGCCAACGGACTCTGGCTATTAAATATAGCACTAGCAGTCGTTATGTTTGGTGTCGCTTTAGGTATTACAACTACAGACTTTAAACTACTTTTAAAAGAGCCAAAATTATTAGTAGCAGGTGTTTTATCGCAATTTGTACTCTTGCCATTGGTTACTTTCCTTTTTGTTTTGGTTATAGAACCACAACCAAGTATTGCGTTGGGGTTATTTATGGTCGCAGCTTGTCCTGGTGGAAATATTTCTAATTTCATGACGCATTTAGCAAAAGGAAACACAGCGTTATCTATAAGTTTAACCGCTTTTGCTACAGTTTTAGCCGTCTTTTTAACACCTCTTAATTTTGAGTTATATGGTAACTTATATCAACCAACAGCAAGTGTATTGCAAACTGTCAACATTAGCTTTTTAGAGTTATTAAAACTCGTGTCTCTTATATTAGGTGTGCCGTTAATACTTGGTATGTTGGTTAGAAATAGATACGAAGCTTTAGCAATCAAACTTTCGAAACTACTAAAACCTTTATCTATAATTGTTTTTATAGCTATAGTCTGTATTGCGTTTTATAAAAATCTAGATGTATTTATGGGTTATGTAAAACATGTTATTGGTATTGGGATAACACATAATATAATAGCATTACTCTTAGGCTTTTTGGTAGCGAAACTATTCGGCTTATCTCTTAAAAATCAAAAAACGATAATGATAGAAACTGGTATTCAAAATTCTGGTTTAGGATTGTTATTAATCTTTACTTTTTTCGATGGATTAGGAGGTATGGCAATAATTGCCGCTTTTTGGGGAATCTGGCATATTATATCAGGTTTAGTATTATCCTTATATTGGTCCCGAAATTCTAATTAA
- a CDS encoding SDR family oxidoreductase yields MKQLQNKTVLITGGASGIGKILARLFLEKQATVIIWDINEINLNETVSKLSSIGKIVGHKVDISNVEQIQNAAKKVKQDYGSIDVLINNAGIIIGKYFNEHTTLDITKTMAINANAPMLITHEFLEGMITKNAGHICNIASSGGLISNPKMSVYAASKWSLIGWSDSLRLEMKKLKKDIYVTTIMPYYINTGMFDGVKSKLPILEPETAALTILKAIEKKKRMVTIPGYMYRLARIGQALFSVNFFDWFAGSFLGIYDTMEEFIGRKK; encoded by the coding sequence ATGAAGCAACTACAAAACAAAACAGTGCTAATTACAGGTGGTGCTTCAGGAATTGGAAAAATTCTAGCACGCTTATTTCTTGAAAAACAAGCAACAGTTATTATTTGGGATATTAACGAAATAAATTTAAACGAAACCGTTTCTAAATTATCTTCAATAGGAAAAATTGTAGGTCATAAAGTCGATATTTCAAATGTTGAGCAAATTCAAAATGCAGCTAAAAAAGTAAAGCAAGATTATGGTAGTATTGATGTTCTAATAAATAATGCAGGCATTATTATAGGTAAATATTTTAATGAACACACAACATTAGACATTACTAAAACAATGGCTATTAATGCTAATGCACCAATGCTTATTACTCATGAGTTTTTAGAAGGCATGATTACAAAAAACGCTGGTCATATTTGTAATATAGCATCTTCTGGAGGATTAATTTCTAATCCGAAAATGTCGGTTTACGCAGCAAGTAAATGGTCTTTAATTGGTTGGTCGGACAGTTTAAGGTTAGAAATGAAAAAGCTAAAAAAAGACATTTACGTCACCACCATAATGCCATACTACATAAATACAGGAATGTTTGATGGTGTAAAGTCTAAATTACCAATACTTGAACCTGAAACAGCTGCACTCACCATTTTAAAAGCCATTGAAAAAAAGAAAAGAATGGTAACTATTCCTGGATATATGTACAGATTAGCAAGAATAGGACAAGCCCTCTTTTCTGTTAATTTTTTCGATTGGTTTGCTGGTAGTTTTCTTGGTATTTATGACACTATGGAAGAGTTTATAGGTCGTAAAAAATAG
- a CDS encoding tRNA-binding protein: MSKTIQFDDFTKVDIRVGTIIEVNDFPEARNPAYQLRVDFGDLGVKKTSAQITTLYKKEDLLNRQILAVVNFPTKQIGKFMSECLVLGAVDGKDVILLNPEVSVKNGSTVS, from the coding sequence ATGAGCAAAACCATCCAATTCGACGATTTTACTAAAGTAGATATTCGTGTAGGTACAATAATAGAAGTTAACGATTTTCCAGAAGCTAGAAATCCAGCATATCAATTAAGAGTAGATTTTGGAGATTTGGGAGTAAAGAAAACATCTGCGCAAATAACAACGCTTTATAAAAAAGAAGACTTACTAAACAGGCAAATTCTGGCAGTAGTAAATTTCCCTACAAAGCAAATAGGTAAATTTATGAGTGAGTGTTTGGTGCTTGGAGCAGTAGATGGAAAAGACGTAATCTTGCTAAATCCTGAGGTTTCAGTTAAAAACGGAAGTACGGTTTCATAA